The following coding sequences are from one Streptomyces sp. V3I7 window:
- a CDS encoding ATP-binding protein, with amino-acid sequence MRHRNRTGRFPASATWASTPWRGAKEVSGVALVVAQEVPTSSSMAVPHGPAGVGLARRRMRDQLRGGGVSETVIDDAVLILSELLSNACKHGRPLGDAQAGDGDVLAAWRVDPRGRLIVEVTDGGGPTRPAPATPSVTAHGGRGLNIITALADDWGVRDDARGEVTVWVVVHSDVYDPDAGHRRDAFATRVMAPPVPAMADLDFADVFDDLG; translated from the coding sequence GTGCGTCACCGGAACCGAACTGGCCGGTTTCCGGCGTCGGCCACCTGGGCATCCACACCGTGGCGTGGGGCGAAGGAGGTCTCGGGGGTGGCGTTGGTGGTGGCACAGGAGGTGCCCACGTCGTCGAGCATGGCCGTACCCCATGGCCCTGCGGGCGTGGGGCTGGCGAGACGCCGTATGCGCGATCAGCTGCGCGGCGGCGGGGTATCGGAAACGGTCATCGACGATGCCGTACTGATCCTGTCCGAACTACTCAGCAATGCGTGCAAACACGGGCGCCCGCTGGGCGACGCGCAGGCCGGGGACGGGGACGTCCTGGCCGCATGGCGCGTGGACCCGCGCGGCAGGCTCATCGTCGAGGTGACGGACGGCGGTGGCCCGACCCGCCCGGCTCCGGCCACCCCCTCGGTCACCGCGCACGGCGGCCGCGGGCTGAACATCATCACGGCACTGGCCGACGACTGGGGCGTCCGGGACGACGCCCGCGGCGAGGTCACCGTCTGGGTCGTCGTCCACTCCGACGTCTACGACCCTGATGCCGGTCACCGCCGCGACGCCTTCGCTACGCGCGTCATGGCGCCGCCGGTGCCGGCGATGGCCGACCTGGATTTCGCGGACGTCTTCGACGACCTGGGCTGA
- a CDS encoding DUF5926 family protein: MAKKRPQTKAKRPQPSDAQIPVVGAREPCPCGSGRRYKACHGRAAAHAVTELVQRPFEGLPGEGDWVALRELVPAATVGLTLKDGLPEGVPSVTLATVLPMAWPALRRDDGSVLLGLQNDTASGDLSRDLADTLQRALVAQPGTPVQGRRAPAEGPRLQDLLDPEGAFEPEVHSGFEFWIPDAENATPEVTASLERANAAAVPTVKLAGVDAAYWCETPDKNHLRWVMPYPEEQLLDALARLHAAGRSGLGEGTRLVGSFRAHGLTVPVWDLPSGVTAEDVEKPAAEFAERLTAALASDEPLTADERRARGGLTSRQVTLN, translated from the coding sequence ATGGCCAAGAAGCGCCCCCAGACGAAGGCCAAGCGCCCGCAGCCGAGCGACGCACAGATCCCGGTGGTCGGCGCCCGCGAGCCCTGCCCGTGCGGCAGCGGCCGCCGCTACAAGGCCTGCCACGGCCGGGCCGCCGCGCACGCCGTGACCGAGCTGGTCCAGCGCCCCTTCGAGGGCCTGCCCGGCGAGGGCGACTGGGTGGCGCTGCGCGAGCTGGTGCCCGCCGCCACGGTCGGACTGACCCTCAAGGACGGCCTGCCCGAAGGCGTCCCGTCGGTCACGCTCGCCACGGTGCTGCCGATGGCCTGGCCCGCGCTGCGCCGCGACGACGGCTCGGTCCTGCTCGGCCTGCAGAACGACACGGCGTCCGGCGACCTCAGCCGCGACCTCGCCGACACGCTCCAGCGCGCGCTGGTCGCGCAGCCGGGCACGCCGGTCCAGGGCCGCCGCGCCCCCGCCGAAGGCCCCCGCCTCCAGGACCTGCTCGATCCCGAGGGCGCGTTCGAGCCGGAGGTGCACAGCGGCTTCGAGTTCTGGATCCCGGACGCGGAGAACGCCACGCCCGAGGTGACCGCCTCCCTGGAGCGGGCCAACGCCGCGGCCGTCCCCACGGTGAAGCTGGCCGGTGTCGACGCCGCGTACTGGTGCGAGACCCCGGACAAGAACCACCTGCGCTGGGTCATGCCGTACCCGGAGGAGCAGCTTCTGGACGCGCTGGCCCGGCTGCACGCGGCGGGCCGTTCCGGCCTCGGCGAGGGCACGCGCCTGGTCGGTTCCTTCCGCGCCCACGGGCTCACCGTGCCGGTGTGGGACCTGCCGAGCGGTGTCACGGCCGAGGACGTGGAGAAGCCGGCCGCCGAGTTCGCCGAGCGCCTCACCGCCGCCCTGGCCTCGGACGAACCGCTCACCGCGGACGAGCGCCGGGCGCGCGGTGGCCTGACCAGCCGTCAGGTCACGCTCAACTGA